From Streptomyces sp. Mut1, the proteins below share one genomic window:
- a CDS encoding sulfite exporter TauE/SafE family protein — MHESLDALTLVLLALFGLAGGIGITAVGPGGVLPTIGMFLLTGLPPSTVAGTAIATHIATGTLGTAAFARSGQLKAGPTRHTVAVLAVTALVGTPIGVLLNTLVSGREFGELLACAVTVTAVLVWLRDHRERRAGAAVAPLSGEHIGTAPSVAVGLVVAVAAGLFGLGGPMLSVPLLVVCGLPVLTALAAAQAQSVVIAAIGTAGYALHGSVDWWLAAVVGVPELVGVLIGWRIAHAVPERRLKYALVGALLALAPYLALHA, encoded by the coding sequence GTGCACGAGAGCCTCGACGCCCTCACTCTTGTCCTGCTCGCCCTCTTCGGCCTGGCCGGCGGGATCGGCATCACCGCGGTCGGGCCTGGCGGTGTGCTTCCCACCATTGGCATGTTCCTGCTGACCGGGCTGCCGCCGTCCACGGTCGCCGGCACCGCCATCGCCACCCACATCGCGACGGGCACCCTCGGCACCGCCGCCTTCGCACGCTCCGGGCAGCTCAAGGCCGGGCCCACCCGGCATACCGTAGCCGTCCTGGCCGTCACCGCCCTCGTCGGGACGCCCATCGGGGTCCTGCTCAACACCCTGGTGTCCGGACGGGAATTCGGGGAACTGCTCGCCTGTGCCGTCACCGTCACCGCCGTCCTTGTCTGGCTGCGGGACCACCGCGAGCGCCGTGCGGGTGCCGCCGTCGCCCCCTTGTCCGGCGAGCACATCGGCACGGCCCCGTCCGTCGCCGTCGGTCTGGTGGTGGCCGTCGCCGCGGGCCTGTTCGGCCTCGGTGGCCCGATGCTCAGCGTTCCCCTGCTTGTGGTCTGCGGCCTGCCCGTGCTGACCGCTCTCGCTGCGGCCCAGGCGCAGTCCGTGGTGATCGCGGCCATCGGCACGGCCGGCTACGCCCTGCACGGATCGGTCGACTGGTGGCTCGCCGCCGTCGTCGGCGTACCGGAACTCGTCGGTGTGCTCATCGGCTGGCGCATCGCCCACGCGGTCCCGGAGCGGCGCCTCAAGTACGCGTTGGTGGGTGCCCTGTTGGCACTTGCGCCGTACCTCGCCCTCCACGCCTGA